In one Candidatus Nitronereus thalassa genomic region, the following are encoded:
- a CDS encoding NADH-quinone oxidoreductase subunit C translates to MHPLAESVQAKFPQAVVSVYEWRGDVALTIARAQVHEVCRYLRDDSKMDFDYMVHVSSVDWPDDEERFEVVWEVYSIRHRHRIRIKTRVPEQDCYVDSMVDIWRGAEFMEREVFDMMGIRFKNHPDLRRILMPDEYDEGWPLRKDFPLQGKGWRDTFDFLKEGTS, encoded by the coding sequence ATGCACCCGTTAGCAGAATCTGTTCAAGCGAAATTTCCCCAAGCTGTCGTTTCCGTGTACGAATGGCGGGGAGATGTAGCCTTGACCATCGCGCGTGCCCAGGTCCATGAGGTATGCCGCTATTTGCGCGATGATTCCAAGATGGATTTCGATTACATGGTCCATGTGAGTTCCGTGGACTGGCCGGATGACGAGGAGCGCTTTGAAGTGGTGTGGGAAGTGTACTCGATTCGGCATCGGCATCGAATTCGGATTAAAACGCGGGTGCCGGAACAAGATTGTTATGTAGATTCCATGGTGGATATTTGGCGTGGGGCGGAATTTATGGAACGCGAAGTGTTCGACATGATGGGTATTCGCTTCAAGAATCATCCGGACTTACGACGGATTTTAATGCCGGATGAATATGATGAAGGTTGGCCCTTGCGAAAGGATTTCCCCCTGCAAGGTAAAGGCTGGCGTGATACGTTTGATTTTTTGAAAGAGGGAACTTCCTAG
- a CDS encoding DUF4197 domain-containing protein has protein sequence MRIAMVLLAGIVLLMPAQSFGFFDDVMEGFKSLGLGTSAELSEDKIIAGLKEALEVGSANAVQLTGAKNGFLQNEAIKIPMPTQLQKFDQALRLVGYGPQLDEFVVSMNRGAEQATALAKPVFMDAIKDMSFEDAQGILKGSDTAATEYFQGKTTDKLSAMFRPQVETALNQVGVTKQYRELVGRYNSLPFVDSLAFDPDQYVVDKSLKGLFHVLAEEERKIRTDPGARVTELLKEVFGAKK, from the coding sequence ATGCGGATTGCTATGGTCCTTCTCGCAGGAATAGTCCTTTTGATGCCGGCTCAAAGCTTTGGATTTTTTGATGATGTGATGGAGGGATTTAAATCTCTTGGTTTGGGTACATCGGCTGAGCTCAGTGAAGATAAAATTATTGCCGGCTTAAAGGAAGCGCTGGAGGTCGGTAGTGCCAATGCCGTGCAACTAACCGGTGCTAAAAATGGGTTTTTGCAAAACGAGGCTATCAAGATTCCAATGCCAACTCAGCTTCAAAAATTTGATCAGGCGCTGAGGCTTGTCGGATATGGTCCGCAATTGGATGAATTCGTGGTGAGTATGAATCGAGGGGCCGAGCAAGCCACGGCGTTGGCTAAGCCGGTGTTTATGGACGCCATTAAGGATATGTCGTTTGAAGATGCCCAAGGTATTCTTAAGGGAAGCGATACGGCGGCCACGGAGTATTTTCAAGGAAAAACCACGGATAAGCTTAGTGCAATGTTTCGTCCTCAAGTGGAAACGGCACTGAATCAGGTCGGCGTGACCAAGCAATATCGCGAACTAGTAGGTCGATACAATTCCCTACCTTTTGTGGATTCATTGGCCTTTGACCCTGATCAATATGTTGTCGACAAAAGCCTGAAAGGCCTCTTTCATGTTTTGGCCGAAGAAGAACGGAAGATTCGCACCGATCCTGGCGCACGAGTCACAGAACTCTTGAAAGAGGTGTTTGGTGCAAAGAAGTAA
- a CDS encoding LTA synthase family protein: MNFSDSHYPSRSFWHLFFFVLILFLLLQQGQRLFLFSEALKIEVPEQEILIKTAITGFRADVIVSTLAAGFAAMLAWGYLMLRFGWGNAKIALRTPNRFTDVFRTFSWLVGSALMLILMVDMGYYHYAHTHLDFVFFEFIEDLLFPREQAGTVTENTAAPNQALQQTGAELQEITKWSWIVGGFFGVEILITLGWWVTFRTVIAPLFTWWHTHSPSMAKYFLVFCLTGGLMGFNWYGPWGIQRANITNSVYYMLAQNPLWHAGEVGIGSVFYRLSGATSGIVSTMPLEEAVEVSQRILGTPDQFTFAQYPLLKNTRPHEQGLQFTKPVNVLLIFVEGLDRRYLGQSINVNEPNDMRKTFFNKKPTPPENETSTPSSSTHIQLTPFLDRLGRESIYFDRFFSNGDMTARALFSTLCSYYPRRGWAVMRARYTHEFLCFPEVLRQAGYWTEMVVGQNRDRNYDHIALFLARNGIHQFLDENSFPADAQKLGLGLTDESLFHFVYERVKELRKESRPYFLSTLTVGTHHPYQFPMAHPDLEILQKHPDQYVPALRYLDFALEGFFEKMQQEDLFKDTIVLVLGDHGRHEGIGGSDPAARGSHFLVPFYLWIDPSLESEMPTRAKTISHIASQVDIGPTILAMNNLTPPVAPFFGQDLSCAFHTECLAGNIAYLSGAHDDSIGIVNEDFMWLYRFKIKTFFRTRLDGQYPEQDQTFSEFGPEFSNKNSLYYKIRQQIFGLYVSSNVALEEGQIWSKAVFGKNLTTGQVSSK, encoded by the coding sequence ATGAACTTTTCTGATTCTCATTACCCCTCCCGGTCTTTCTGGCATCTCTTTTTCTTTGTCTTAATTCTGTTCTTACTCCTTCAGCAAGGACAACGATTATTTCTGTTTTCCGAAGCCTTGAAGATTGAAGTGCCGGAGCAAGAAATCCTCATTAAGACTGCGATTACCGGATTTCGAGCCGACGTGATTGTTTCGACACTGGCTGCGGGGTTTGCCGCCATGCTCGCCTGGGGATATCTCATGCTACGCTTCGGCTGGGGCAACGCCAAAATTGCCTTGCGCACGCCCAATCGATTTACCGATGTATTTCGTACTTTCAGTTGGTTAGTGGGGAGCGCCTTAATGCTCATCCTCATGGTGGATATGGGGTACTATCATTATGCACATACCCATTTGGACTTCGTCTTTTTCGAGTTTATCGAAGACCTGCTGTTCCCACGCGAACAAGCAGGGACCGTCACGGAAAATACCGCGGCGCCTAACCAAGCCCTTCAGCAAACCGGGGCGGAACTTCAGGAAATCACCAAGTGGTCCTGGATCGTGGGTGGATTTTTTGGCGTGGAAATATTGATCACCCTTGGGTGGTGGGTCACCTTTCGCACGGTCATTGCTCCGCTGTTCACCTGGTGGCATACCCATTCTCCCAGCATGGCCAAATACTTTCTGGTCTTTTGCCTCACCGGCGGACTTATGGGATTCAACTGGTATGGACCCTGGGGTATTCAACGCGCCAACATTACCAACTCGGTCTATTACATGTTGGCTCAAAATCCTTTGTGGCATGCAGGAGAGGTTGGCATCGGCTCAGTCTTCTATCGATTGAGCGGGGCCACATCAGGGATTGTGAGTACCATGCCCCTGGAAGAAGCGGTCGAGGTAAGCCAACGCATTCTCGGCACCCCAGACCAATTCACTTTCGCTCAATACCCCTTGCTCAAAAACACCAGACCACACGAACAGGGTCTCCAATTTACCAAACCAGTCAATGTGTTGTTGATCTTTGTCGAAGGTCTGGACCGGCGATACCTGGGACAATCCATTAACGTCAACGAACCCAATGATATGCGGAAGACGTTTTTTAATAAGAAACCTACGCCACCTGAGAACGAAACCAGTACCCCTTCATCATCCACACATATTCAGTTGACTCCATTCTTGGATCGTCTCGGCAGAGAGAGTATTTATTTCGACCGCTTTTTTTCCAATGGAGACATGACCGCTCGAGCGTTATTCTCCACCCTCTGTTCTTATTATCCCCGTCGAGGCTGGGCAGTGATGCGGGCTCGCTATACCCACGAATTTTTGTGCTTCCCGGAAGTGTTGCGCCAAGCTGGATATTGGACGGAAATGGTGGTAGGACAAAATCGTGATCGCAATTACGACCACATTGCTTTGTTCCTGGCGAGAAATGGCATTCACCAATTCTTAGACGAAAATAGTTTCCCTGCCGATGCACAAAAACTCGGGTTAGGCCTCACCGATGAATCACTGTTTCATTTCGTCTATGAGCGCGTAAAAGAGTTACGAAAAGAATCCCGCCCCTACTTTCTTTCAACGCTTACGGTAGGCACGCATCATCCCTATCAATTTCCGATGGCCCATCCTGATCTTGAAATCTTACAGAAACATCCAGACCAATATGTCCCCGCCTTGCGATATTTAGATTTCGCGCTGGAGGGTTTCTTTGAAAAAATGCAACAAGAGGATTTGTTTAAAGACACCATCGTCTTAGTCCTAGGAGATCATGGCCGGCATGAAGGTATCGGTGGAAGTGACCCCGCGGCACGCGGCAGCCACTTTTTAGTCCCATTCTATCTTTGGATCGATCCATCGCTCGAATCAGAAATGCCCACTCGGGCTAAAACCATTTCCCACATCGCCAGCCAAGTGGATATAGGCCCCACCATTTTAGCCATGAACAACCTGACTCCACCCGTAGCACCTTTTTTTGGACAAGATCTGAGCTGTGCGTTCCACACCGAATGCTTAGCAGGAAATATCGCCTATCTCAGTGGTGCACATGACGATTCAATTGGCATCGTCAATGAAGACTTCATGTGGCTGTATCGGTTTAAAATCAAAACCTTCTTCCGCACACGACTCGATGGGCAATATCCAGAACAAGACCAAACGTTTTCTGAATTTGGACCAGAATTTTCTAACAAGAATTCCCTCTACTATAAAATTCGACAACAGATCTTTGGGCTCTATGTCAGTTCGAATGTGGCACTCGAAGAAGGCCAAATTTGGTCCAAGGCAGTGTTTGGCAAAAACCTAACAACGGGACAAGTTTCCTCCAAATAA
- the nuoD gene encoding NADH dehydrogenase (quinone) subunit D, whose amino-acid sequence MGPQHPATHGVLKVILDLEGERITKSTVVMGFLHRGVEKLAEHGTYHQFIPHTDRLDYVCAMYNNFAYCRAVEKLMNITVPERAEYLRTIVAEIQRIIGHLFWLGTQALDIGAMTVFFYTFRDREILLDWFDELCGARLTTSWYRIGGVERDFTDSLEAKVRGFLDYFPPKIDEYVVFLEKNRIWLARTVGVAVISAEDALSFGLSGPTLRGSGVDYDLRKYESYGAYPKCEFSVPVGKNGDTYDRYWIRIEEMRESVKIIQQCMDQMPKEGAVMADVPSVTLPPKDRVFTNLESMIQQFKLFSQGFDAPAGEIYCGTEAHKGELGFYIVSTGGGNPYRLKIRSPSFIHMGAFDHMARGYMIADAVTIFGSYDIVMGECDR is encoded by the coding sequence ATGGGGCCCCAGCATCCGGCGACGCATGGGGTGCTCAAAGTCATCCTTGATCTGGAGGGAGAACGGATTACCAAGTCCACGGTAGTAATGGGCTTTCTCCATCGGGGCGTGGAAAAGCTTGCGGAGCATGGTACCTATCATCAGTTTATTCCGCACACTGACCGGCTCGATTATGTCTGCGCGATGTACAACAACTTCGCGTATTGCCGGGCCGTGGAAAAACTCATGAATATCACTGTGCCGGAACGTGCGGAATATCTTCGCACCATTGTGGCGGAGATTCAGCGTATCATCGGCCATTTATTTTGGTTGGGTACTCAGGCGCTCGATATCGGCGCGATGACCGTGTTCTTTTACACGTTTCGCGATCGAGAAATTCTGTTGGATTGGTTCGATGAATTATGCGGAGCCCGTCTGACCACTAGCTGGTATCGCATCGGTGGGGTGGAGCGTGATTTCACCGATTCCCTGGAAGCTAAAGTTCGAGGGTTTTTGGATTACTTTCCTCCAAAGATCGATGAATATGTCGTGTTCTTGGAGAAGAATCGCATTTGGTTGGCCCGTACCGTTGGTGTGGCCGTGATATCTGCGGAAGATGCGTTGAGTTTTGGGTTAAGCGGTCCAACGTTGCGCGGATCTGGCGTGGATTACGATTTGCGGAAATATGAATCGTATGGGGCTTATCCCAAGTGCGAGTTTAGCGTGCCGGTTGGTAAAAATGGCGATACTTACGATCGATATTGGATTCGCATTGAAGAAATGCGGGAGAGCGTGAAAATTATTCAGCAATGTATGGATCAAATGCCCAAGGAAGGTGCTGTGATGGCCGACGTGCCGAGTGTCACGTTGCCGCCGAAAGATCGGGTTTTTACAAATCTTGAATCCATGATTCAGCAGTTCAAATTATTTTCACAAGGGTTTGATGCGCCGGCAGGGGAAATTTACTGCGGGACCGAGGCGCATAAAGGTGAACTTGGTTTTTATATTGTGAGTACGGGCGGAGGGAACCCCTATCGACTAAAAATTCGCTCTCCGTCATTTATACACATGGGGGCCTTTGACCACATGGCTCGAGGCTATATGATTGCCGATGCCGTCACGATTTTTGGATCGTATGACATTGTGATGGGAGAATGCGACAGATAA
- a CDS encoding DUF481 domain-containing protein: MRAKFFACISLLIAMVCVTVPAAATSGLIQLRDGSQLHGEIISMVKGTLKAKASFSQGDPIPITWSEVTGLTTTSSITLVLKNGVTLQGIAQPGEPGTIQLATDLIQVTIPVLVETVVAINPPEKKPVTYKGNINFGGSITSGNSDLKQGNFFGELVIRGDILRLSFIGRWNYSEDSGSIITRNTFGNVKLDFFVTKRFYLFTSALFEQDTFQDIQLRTSISGGPGYQFIMPGDLSSPYLHDMELDGEIGLGFFNEDFKVAADQQNFTGRWAANLDWPVTSEVTIFHQHQGFPSLEDFTDFYITSQQGIRIKIMGNFTTGFQLNWRYDNTPSTGKKASDFQYLLNLGYSFKS, encoded by the coding sequence ATGAGAGCAAAATTCTTTGCCTGCATTTCCCTCCTAATCGCCATGGTATGCGTGACGGTTCCCGCTGCCGCGACGTCAGGCCTTATTCAATTGAGAGATGGGAGCCAATTGCATGGGGAGATCATATCCATGGTCAAGGGAACTCTGAAAGCCAAAGCGTCCTTTAGCCAAGGCGATCCCATACCCATTACTTGGAGCGAAGTGACGGGACTCACCACCACAAGCTCCATCACCCTCGTGCTGAAAAATGGCGTCACCTTACAGGGCATCGCTCAACCAGGAGAACCTGGCACTATTCAACTCGCCACAGACCTCATTCAGGTTACCATTCCCGTCCTGGTGGAAACCGTCGTCGCCATTAATCCACCGGAAAAGAAACCTGTGACCTACAAGGGCAATATTAACTTTGGGGGTTCAATCACGTCCGGCAATAGCGACCTCAAGCAGGGCAACTTTTTTGGCGAACTGGTCATCCGCGGGGACATTCTTCGATTATCTTTCATTGGACGGTGGAATTATTCGGAAGACTCAGGGTCCATCATTACTCGGAACACCTTTGGCAACGTCAAACTCGACTTTTTTGTCACAAAGCGTTTTTACCTGTTTACTAGTGCCTTATTCGAACAAGATACGTTTCAAGACATTCAACTTCGAACCTCCATTAGCGGTGGGCCAGGCTATCAATTCATCATGCCAGGTGACCTTTCCAGCCCCTATCTCCACGATATGGAGCTAGACGGGGAAATTGGTCTTGGGTTTTTTAACGAAGATTTTAAGGTAGCCGCAGATCAACAAAATTTCACTGGCCGCTGGGCTGCAAATCTGGATTGGCCCGTGACCTCGGAAGTCACCATTTTTCATCAACACCAAGGCTTTCCCTCTCTTGAAGATTTCACCGATTTTTACATTACCTCCCAACAAGGCATCCGAATCAAAATCATGGGCAATTTCACCACAGGTTTCCAATTAAATTGGCGGTACGACAATACTCCCTCGACTGGGAAAAAAGCTTCAGACTTCCAATACCTTTTGAATCTAGGGTATAGCTTTAAATCCTAA
- a CDS encoding NADH-quinone oxidoreductase subunit B family protein, whose amino-acid sequence MGLIQIGKKHERDGDLGIMTLSLEKAVNWARKGSLWPMTFGLACCAIEMIAAVSSRYDIDRFGAGVFRGSPRQSDVMIVAGTVCRRMAPVIRKIYDQMPEPKYVISMGSCATSGNIYDSYSVVQGVDRFVPVDIYVPGCPPTPEALFDAILKLQDQIMQKRVFTKQPDEVKPVVRSTTA is encoded by the coding sequence ATGGGGTTAATTCAAATAGGGAAAAAGCACGAGAGGGATGGCGACCTTGGGATCATGACCCTTTCGCTAGAGAAGGCGGTAAACTGGGCACGCAAAGGGTCCTTATGGCCGATGACCTTTGGATTGGCCTGCTGTGCTATTGAAATGATTGCAGCGGTGTCTTCTCGTTATGATATTGACCGGTTCGGGGCTGGGGTGTTTCGTGGTTCCCCTCGACAATCGGATGTGATGATTGTGGCTGGGACGGTCTGCCGTCGGATGGCGCCGGTGATTCGCAAAATCTACGATCAAATGCCTGAACCAAAATATGTGATTTCCATGGGGTCTTGTGCAACTTCGGGCAATATCTATGATAGTTATTCGGTGGTGCAGGGAGTCGATCGGTTTGTGCCAGTGGACATCTACGTACCTGGGTGCCCCCCAACGCCAGAAGCTCTGTTCGATGCCATTTTGAAACTTCAAGACCAAATTATGCAGAAACGGGTCTTTACCAAACAGCCTGATGAAGTGAAGCCTGTGGTAAGGAGTACGACGGCCTAA
- a CDS encoding molybdopterin-dependent oxidoreductase: MGLKPVTTPDAEAVKIQLTIDGETVTANEGVSLYDVISSMGKIVPAMCYHYTFDPFGSCGMCLVWQEGKKAPVRSCTAKAAEGMVITTEGDDLFAARKKGVEKHLSVHPLDCPVCDADGHCELQDMAFQHQVTDLANAKQKNIPEDTRSLVLDFNMNRCIACGECINICKDVQRIDALQFMKKGGFTQVVAKGDQALDCEFCGDCLAVCPVGAITNKFSKYVYKPWQLKKTTTTCNYCGDGCQMYVETKDTEVVRVTSPLSWKNKWGDRADTVNGHNGLCVRGRFGFQFIDSKERLKQPLIRKDNALVDAPWIEALDTAAERLNDVKAKYGPDAIAGLITARCTNEELYVFQKFMRTVIGTNNVDSSARYGHVNFVRAVHHALGIHRMMNTSADISKAKAILVVGSNITETNPVASLRIKAAMSTYKASLMVVDSMQTNLAKLASHPTMVKPGTEGLLVQGLVKSVLDQDLVDSDVTGQAPQAFEALKQAANAVSLDDVATQTGVSIDHINEIAKIFAEASRSIIVCGEGIVRQSRGYHNVLNLVDLAWITGKLNAKGSGINTVVEESNEQGALDMGVAPEFLPGPVSFDDATAKEKFSQAWGSGLPVAHDGSTLMEILQGCRDGKIKALYLVGENPLSTLPKSFGVDEALEKLELLICQDPFLTETAQRAHMVFPACTFAEKDGTVTNQEGKVQFVRPAMEPLGESALDWHIFVGIANSMGQTLPYESTQDVQEEIRKLLPGYYNLGQPKKVEANPSAYLNNGFAQEVSSRYANVKKLETTARPVGLKLIQLIYHSGKLSTKASGLMEISPNTQCLRLAPGEIERLGLTEGGRVRVTSDHGHLNMGVESDIAVLPGTCVFPEHFTDPPVKDLIAVEIDPVTRVPYYKLGQVTIEKV, translated from the coding sequence ATGGGACTGAAGCCAGTGACAACTCCGGATGCTGAAGCCGTTAAAATTCAGCTGACTATTGATGGGGAAACGGTGACCGCCAACGAAGGCGTGTCGTTGTATGACGTGATTTCGAGCATGGGCAAGATCGTTCCGGCCATGTGCTATCACTATACCTTCGATCCCTTTGGGTCATGTGGCATGTGTTTGGTGTGGCAAGAAGGAAAGAAAGCCCCCGTGCGGTCCTGTACTGCCAAGGCTGCTGAGGGCATGGTGATTACAACAGAAGGCGACGATCTTTTTGCCGCGAGAAAGAAGGGGGTCGAAAAGCATTTATCGGTCCATCCCTTGGACTGTCCAGTCTGTGATGCCGATGGACATTGCGAATTACAAGACATGGCTTTTCAACATCAAGTGACGGATCTAGCCAATGCCAAACAAAAAAATATTCCAGAAGATACGCGAAGCCTCGTTCTCGACTTTAATATGAATCGCTGCATTGCTTGTGGCGAGTGCATCAATATTTGCAAAGACGTGCAACGGATCGATGCCCTGCAATTCATGAAAAAGGGTGGCTTTACCCAGGTGGTTGCCAAAGGGGACCAGGCGCTCGACTGCGAATTTTGCGGGGATTGCTTGGCCGTCTGTCCGGTCGGCGCGATTACCAATAAATTTTCCAAATATGTCTATAAGCCCTGGCAGCTGAAAAAGACCACCACCACCTGCAATTATTGTGGCGATGGTTGCCAAATGTATGTGGAAACCAAAGATACGGAAGTCGTGCGTGTGACGTCGCCGCTCTCATGGAAAAACAAGTGGGGCGATCGTGCTGATACCGTGAATGGGCATAATGGCCTGTGCGTGCGTGGGCGGTTCGGATTCCAATTTATCGATAGTAAAGAACGGCTCAAGCAACCGCTGATACGAAAAGACAATGCCTTGGTAGATGCGCCATGGATCGAGGCATTAGATACGGCCGCTGAGCGATTGAATGACGTGAAAGCCAAATATGGCCCTGATGCCATTGCTGGGTTGATCACTGCGCGCTGTACCAACGAAGAGCTGTATGTCTTTCAAAAGTTTATGCGTACGGTGATCGGGACAAACAATGTGGATAGCAGCGCCAGGTATGGCCATGTGAATTTTGTCCGTGCGGTGCATCATGCCTTGGGCATTCATCGGATGATGAACACTTCGGCCGATATCTCAAAAGCCAAGGCGATCTTGGTTGTGGGATCGAATATTACCGAAACCAATCCGGTCGCGAGTTTGCGAATCAAAGCCGCCATGAGCACCTATAAGGCCTCGCTTATGGTCGTGGATTCGATGCAGACGAATTTAGCCAAGCTCGCCTCTCATCCAACCATGGTGAAGCCAGGGACCGAAGGCCTGCTAGTGCAGGGGTTGGTGAAATCGGTCTTGGATCAAGACCTCGTGGATTCGGATGTGACAGGACAGGCCCCGCAAGCCTTCGAAGCCCTCAAGCAGGCTGCGAATGCGGTCTCTCTCGATGACGTGGCCACTCAGACAGGGGTTTCCATTGATCACATCAACGAGATTGCAAAGATCTTTGCCGAAGCATCTCGCTCAATCATTGTCTGCGGTGAAGGCATTGTTCGTCAGTCTCGCGGTTATCACAATGTCTTAAATCTTGTGGATTTGGCCTGGATTACTGGGAAGCTGAATGCGAAAGGCTCAGGCATCAATACCGTCGTGGAAGAGAGCAATGAGCAGGGCGCGCTGGATATGGGGGTGGCCCCGGAATTTCTTCCTGGACCGGTGTCGTTTGATGACGCCACGGCAAAGGAGAAATTTTCACAAGCCTGGGGTTCCGGGTTGCCTGTTGCCCATGATGGCTCAACGCTCATGGAAATTTTGCAAGGATGTCGGGATGGGAAAATTAAAGCCTTATATCTGGTCGGTGAAAATCCATTATCCACACTTCCGAAGTCTTTTGGGGTGGATGAAGCCCTAGAAAAATTGGAGTTGTTGATTTGCCAAGATCCGTTCCTGACCGAGACGGCTCAACGCGCGCATATGGTGTTCCCTGCCTGTACTTTTGCAGAAAAGGACGGCACGGTGACCAATCAAGAGGGCAAAGTGCAGTTTGTCCGACCTGCGATGGAACCGCTGGGTGAGAGCGCCTTGGACTGGCATATCTTTGTCGGCATTGCCAATAGCATGGGCCAGACTCTGCCCTACGAATCGACACAAGATGTTCAGGAAGAAATTCGTAAGCTGCTACCTGGATATTACAATCTTGGACAACCCAAGAAAGTCGAAGCGAATCCCTCCGCGTATTTGAACAATGGATTTGCTCAGGAAGTTTCGAGCCGGTATGCGAATGTGAAAAAGCTGGAGACGACTGCACGGCCTGTCGGGTTAAAATTGATCCAATTGATTTATCATTCTGGAAAACTGTCGACCAAAGCCTCGGGATTAATGGAGATTTCTCCTAACACCCAATGTCTGCGTTTGGCTCCTGGGGAGATCGAGCGGTTGGGGTTGACGGAGGGGGGGCGTGTTCGAGTAACTTCCGACCACGGCCACCTCAACATGGGTGTTGAATCTGATATCGCGGTGTTGCCTGGAACCTGCGTGTTTCCTGAGCATTTTACCGATCCGCCAGTGAAAGATTTGATTGCGGTTGAGATTGATCCGGTGACCAGGGTGCCGTATTACAAATTGGGTCAGGTAACCATTGAGAAGGTGTAA
- a CDS encoding NADH-quinone oxidoreductase subunit A, which yields MDGYELLLAYLDKYSPILIFIVLALGFGLVTLALSYLVQPKYPEFEKLSVYECGSEPFSDSRMPFPVRYYVIAMLFVIFDIEVIFLYPWAITFHDLGVIGLIEMMIFIGLFVVAYVYAWRKGALEWD from the coding sequence ATGGATGGGTATGAACTTCTACTCGCCTATTTAGATAAATATTCTCCCATTCTGATTTTTATCGTCTTGGCCTTGGGCTTTGGTTTGGTCACACTAGCCCTCAGTTACCTCGTCCAACCCAAATACCCCGAATTTGAAAAATTAAGTGTATATGAATGCGGGTCCGAACCCTTCTCGGATTCCCGCATGCCGTTTCCTGTTCGATATTATGTGATTGCGATGTTGTTTGTGATTTTTGATATCGAGGTCATTTTTCTTTACCCGTGGGCCATTACTTTCCATGACCTTGGTGTGATTGGCCTGATTGAAATGATGATTTTTATTGGCTTGTTTGTGGTTGCATACGTCTACGCTTGGCGCAAAGGCGCCCTCGAGTGGGATTGA
- the mutM gene encoding bifunctional DNA-formamidopyrimidine glycosylase/DNA-(apurinic or apyrimidinic site) lyase, which translates to MPELPEVEVIRRQLELHLVGATIQHIWIGRNDIVRQGLTDLPWYTKSRIVEIQRFGKSVALVCEQERTRRYLVAELGMTGLLLFDRQSMPSEKHLHVIIHLASCKNPELYYWNARRFGRLSLLNEQEWEAYRERRFGLDPLQVSENEFFSLIKGCRGRVKSVLLNQQRIAGIGNIYANEMLFRSGIHPDARGHRLSKKRIQQLFLNMQKVLNESIDKGGSSIRDYLSPNGSRGQFQHYHQVYQKTGQPCPACATPICRLVSERSSFVCASCQKR; encoded by the coding sequence ATGCCAGAATTGCCAGAAGTCGAAGTTATTCGAAGACAGCTCGAATTACACCTCGTGGGAGCCACCATTCAGCACATCTGGATTGGGCGCAACGATATTGTTCGCCAGGGGTTAACAGATTTGCCGTGGTATACCAAGTCGCGAATTGTCGAGATCCAACGCTTTGGTAAAAGTGTCGCGTTGGTGTGCGAGCAAGAAAGAACCCGTCGCTACCTCGTTGCTGAGTTGGGGATGACGGGACTTCTTCTCTTTGATCGCCAGTCCATGCCGAGCGAGAAGCACCTGCATGTCATCATTCATTTAGCCAGTTGTAAAAACCCGGAGCTGTATTACTGGAATGCGCGTCGATTTGGGCGACTCTCTTTGCTCAATGAGCAGGAGTGGGAGGCGTATCGCGAACGGCGATTTGGGTTAGATCCGTTGCAGGTTTCTGAGAATGAATTTTTCTCGTTAATCAAAGGCTGTCGCGGGCGGGTGAAGTCTGTATTGCTCAATCAACAACGTATCGCGGGCATCGGAAATATTTATGCCAATGAAATGCTCTTCCGATCCGGTATTCATCCAGATGCCCGGGGGCACCGATTGTCAAAAAAGAGAATCCAACAATTGTTTCTAAATATGCAAAAAGTGCTGAATGAGTCGATTGACAAGGGCGGGTCGTCTATTCGGGACTATCTGTCTCCTAATGGTTCGCGAGGGCAATTTCAACACTATCACCAGGTTTATCAAAAAACCGGGCAACCTTGCCCTGCATGCGCTACTCCCATTTGTCGGCTCGTCAGTGAGCGAAGTTCGTTTGTTTGTGCTTCCTGTCAAAAGCGATGA